A region of the Vibrio tubiashii genome:
AAGCGTGCCATATCAACCTGTTTATCGCAGGCAACAATAATGGCTTCTGCTCGGGCAATCTCTTCTGCTGTCGGGCTGTTCTTTACGCCGATAGAGCCATTCGTTTCGACTTTGATTTCATAGCCTAACTTGGCCGCTCCTTTCTCCAGAGCTTCTGCTGCTAAGTAGGTGTGTGCAACGCCCGCCGGACATCCCGTCACTCCGATAACAAAACCATTGGAGGTATCGCTAACTACGTCGTCTTGAGTTTGCTTTTTCAGTAGCAGTTCTAACGCGTGTTGGTTTGATGTCGCGTTTAAAAAACGCTCAATAAAGCCCTCTTCAATCAATTTAGAAGAGAGTTCTGCCAGCACTTCGATGTGATGATTGTCACCGCCATCTGGAGAGGCAATCATAAAAAAGAGTTTTGATGGCAATCCATCTTCTGCGCCGTAATCTATACCTGTACGGTGAACGCCAATAACAACAGCGGGTTCGATAACCGCAGCACTTTTGGCATGAGGGAGGGCAACGCCTTCTTCAAAACCTGTATTGCCTAGCTCTTCGCGAGCCTTGATATCGGCGAGAAATTGTTGCTTGTCGGTGATTCTACCTTGTGAATAAAGTACCTCGATTAGCTCGTGAAAAACCTCTTCTTTGGATTGCGCTTTAAGATCGAGCGCAATCAAATTCTCATTGATGAGTTTGGTGATCATTGTGAACCCCTAATAATTTTATTGTTGTATCAGGGGTATTTTGGAAGCTGTGAGAAAGAGTCTGTAGTGAAGAAAAAATGCATTTACTAGAAGATTGTAACTGTATTTTTGAGGTGTGATTTAGATCGCCGGATGAGTCAGATACAACACTAATTTAAGAACTATTAGTTTATTTAAAACAATTACTTGTGATGCTTTATTAGCCTTTATACTCCATCGTTTTGAAGCTGGATAACTATAAATTTATTGCCATAGCTGGATTTTTGTACCATTAATCTTAAATTGTGATTTTGCTCAATAGCGTAAAGTCTCTACTAGCGGTATACCTATGCGCGTAGCACACGCGCGACTTATTGAGAGTATCCAAATGGTATTTCATGACTTAATTTCTTCGGTACTCGGTGAAAGAGAAGCTTTTCATCACATATGGTTTGCTGGAGATTTTCACACGCCACCGGAATGCAGTTATCAGGTTAATTTTCCTCGATTGGAGTTGGTGCTTGATGGCGAGTACATTAATGAAATGGAAGATCATGAGCGTAAAGTCACTCAAGTTATCGCTAAGGCAGGAGACGCGATCTTTATTCCGCCGAACTGCTGGAACAAGCCAGATTGGGATACCAATTGTTCGGTGTTGAGTATCCTGTTTGGCCGACGTCAATTGGGCTTAAGTTTAGTTAGCAAGCGTAAAGGGGAAACCAACTTTTACGACATCCAAAAGCACAGTATTCAGACGCGTTCTGGCTTCGCACTCGATAACATTCTTGAGGCGCTGAGTTCGCTTGCGCGAGAAAATGCCAAAAAGCCAATGGATGAGCTGCTGTTGCAGGCGTTGTTGCAATACTGCAAAACCATGTTAGACACGCCATTAGAAAAGTCTCACAACCGAGTTCAGGATCTGTATCAGGGGATCTGTATCTACATTCAGGAGAATTTCCACCGTCAGATCACCCGAGACAGTATCGCCGCTCGATTTAGCATCTCTGCCAACCACTTATCGCGATTGTTTCGCCAGCAAGGGCACATGACGTTAGCAGACTACATCACTTGGGTCCGAATTGATCGAGCGAAATTCATGCTTAAGAAATACAATTTTAAACTTAATGAGGTGTCGGTTAGGTGTGGCTTTAAGGATGTGAACTACTTTTGTCGAGTATTCAAAAATCGTACTGGAAGAACCCCATCTGACTACCGCGGATCAATCTAGCGGTTAGGTAATTAAGCGTGACATGGAATACATCAGCAGGGCTTGAAGATCGATACTGCTTTTTGTCATTAAGAGACGTTCTGCAAATTGGCCGCAGAGCAGGTTTCTGGTCAGGTTGGTTGCGGTAATTATTTGCTCGCGAGTAGGGGATGAAGGCATCACCAGTGCTATAGCCAAGTGAACTTGACCCACTTTAGAAGCCCAATCAATTGGTGTATCACTGCTTATTACGGCGATGTTGATCTCATTGATACCATCGAACATCACATGAGGTAAGGCAATGCCTGACGTTACGCAGGTTGATGAACGTTCTTCTCTTTTGATGAAGGCAAGGATCAGATCATCGGCTGATTGAGGGTAGATAAGCTGAGCCAAGCCTTTTAAACATTCAAACTTGGACAGTTCGGTATGAGCCTTAGCATAGTACCAATTGACTGCACTTGGCGTTTTTAGCTGCGGTAATCTCTGTGCTAACTGATTGGAAAACTCATAATTAATGTTGGAGCCGACTAAGGCATAGTGCTCAGAGATAACATCTTTGAGTACAAAGCATGCGAGCTCGGCATCGATACCAAAAGCGGTAATCTGACACAAATCCCCTTCGACCAATCCCGCTTGCAGTAAGGCAACAGATTTAGTGAGGTCAGCACTACGATTGCGCGTGATGTTGATAATTCGTATGTTGCTTTTGAACTTTTTCGCAAGACTACACAGCGGTTTAGTGGCGTGAGCACTGGCACCGGAGTCATTAACAAGAAAGGTAATTTGATACTCTGTCATTAGCAGCATTATGCTCGGCAGTGGAGGATAAATACTTTATCAACGTTAATCAGTACGTCTTCAATAGGGATTCTTACACAAGGTACCCCATCAAATCTGCTCGATTGTTCAATCTCTATATCCGAGACAATTAATACCTTGTCGGCACAAGTAATATCATGGCGAGTGAGTTGATTTTCGATCCCCATTGCACCTTGGGTCTCAACTTTAATTTGCACGTTATGTTTTGGCGCAGCTTTCTTGAGTGCATCTGCTGCCATATAGGTGTGTGCAATACCTGTTGGACAGGCAGTGACAGCAATGATTTTCATAGTAATTCTCTGTGGCTATTTTCGCGGATATTAGCATAGCAACGGCAGATTGCCTTGGCTCAAAACGATAAATTGAAAGATGGGCTTCACACTTTTATTCGAGTGTTACAATAATCCAGTTAAAGCCGTTTTAGTCCTATATATTGGGCAAGGCTAGGTGACTAATCTATAGTCGAGCGCGAGTACGGCAAGGTAAGAAATAATGGACATTACAAACCTGGTTCAGTCGGAGACGATATGTCTCGACCTAAAAGCAACCACCAAAGAAGAAGTGCTCAAGGAGTTGGTGGATCTACTCGATACTGCTGGAAACCTTGCCGACAAATCGCAATTTGTTGCCGATTTATGGGCTCGCGAAGAAATTGGTAATACAGGCTTTGAAGATGGTATTGCGATTCCACACGCCAAAAGCTCTGCGGTGGCTAAGCCCGCCGTTGCGGTAGGGATAAGTCGCAGTGGGATTGACTATGGCGCAGAGGATGGAGAGCTTTCGGATGTTTTCTTTATGCTCGCTTCCCCTGATGGTGACGACCACCATCATATTGAGGTTTTAGCGCAGCTTTCCAGTAAGCTGATTGAAGAAGAGTTTATCCATCAGCTAAAACAAGCGCAAAGCGTCGAGGCGGCGTTGCAGCTGATTACTGAAAGTACCCCCGAGCCATTTTTGGATCAGGATTACCTCGCGCAAGGTGCACGCTTAGAGCCGATGAGTCCGGTCAAAAGGCACTTAGCTCGTGTGAAAGAGCATTTATTGTTTGGCACTTCTCATATGATCCCGTTTATTGTCGCGGGTGGGGTTCTACTTTCACTGTCGGTGATGATGACAGGCCATGCCGCACTACCAGAGCAGGGCATTCTGGCTGATATGGCGCACATGGGAATCGCGGGTTTAACGCTTTTTACTGCGGTACTGGGTGGATACATCGCGTATTCAATTGCTGATAAACCGGGATTGGCACCGGGAATGATTGGTTCTTGGGTAGCGGTTGATCAATACAATACTGGGTTTCTCGGTGCTATTGTCGTCGGTTTTTTTGCCGGCTACTTTGTGTTGTTGCTCAAGCAGATTAAATTGCCAGATAGCATGAGTTCGTTAGGAAGCATCTTCATTTACCCGCTCGCCGGGACATTTGCCACTTGTGGGTTAGTAATGTGGCTAATAGGCGCTCCGATATCCGCAACCATGAACGCATTGAATCTGCTGTTGACTGATATGGCAGGTTCAGGAAAAGTGGTGCTTGGAACCGTTCTCGGTGCAATGACTGCATTTGATATGGGAGGGCCAGTCAATAAGGTGGCGACGCTCTTTGCCCAAACACAAGTTAACACCCAGCCTTGGT
Encoded here:
- a CDS encoding PTS fructose transporter subunit IIB, with the protein product MKIIAVTACPTGIAHTYMAADALKKAAPKHNVQIKVETQGAMGIENQLTRHDITCADKVLIVSDIEIEQSSRFDGVPCVRIPIEDVLINVDKVFILHCRA
- a CDS encoding fructose-specific PTS transporter subunit EIIC; its protein translation is MDITNLVQSETICLDLKATTKEEVLKELVDLLDTAGNLADKSQFVADLWAREEIGNTGFEDGIAIPHAKSSAVAKPAVAVGISRSGIDYGAEDGELSDVFFMLASPDGDDHHHIEVLAQLSSKLIEEEFIHQLKQAQSVEAALQLITESTPEPFLDQDYLAQGARLEPMSPVKRHLARVKEHLLFGTSHMIPFIVAGGVLLSLSVMMTGHAALPEQGILADMAHMGIAGLTLFTAVLGGYIAYSIADKPGLAPGMIGSWVAVDQYNTGFLGAIVVGFFAGYFVLLLKQIKLPDSMSSLGSIFIYPLAGTFATCGLVMWLIGAPISATMNALNLLLTDMAGSGKVVLGTVLGAMTAFDMGGPVNKVATLFAQTQVNTQPWLMGGVGIAICTPPLGLALATLISPNKFKRDEREAGKAAGIMGMIGISEGAIPFATADPARVLPAIVAGGIVGNVTGFMFHVINHAPWGGWIVLPVVDGKLGYIVGTVAGALTTACVVILLKKTVREDEEYDSFRRAYSSVQTEGEADVLAVTSCPSGVAHTFLAAKSLEKAAYSMGIKIKVETQGADGINNRITELDIARAKLVIFAHDVAIKEPERFSNIAIIDVSTKDAMHNAAALIKSKRNLVK
- a CDS encoding helix-turn-helix domain-containing protein, translated to MVFHDLISSVLGEREAFHHIWFAGDFHTPPECSYQVNFPRLELVLDGEYINEMEDHERKVTQVIAKAGDAIFIPPNCWNKPDWDTNCSVLSILFGRRQLGLSLVSKRKGETNFYDIQKHSIQTRSGFALDNILEALSSLARENAKKPMDELLLQALLQYCKTMLDTPLEKSHNRVQDLYQGICIYIQENFHRQITRDSIAARFSISANHLSRLFRQQGHMTLADYITWVRIDRAKFMLKKYNFKLNEVSVRCGFKDVNYFCRVFKNRTGRTPSDYRGSI
- a CDS encoding PTS sugar transporter subunit IIA; its protein translation is MTEYQITFLVNDSGASAHATKPLCSLAKKFKSNIRIINITRNRSADLTKSVALLQAGLVEGDLCQITAFGIDAELACFVLKDVISEHYALVGSNINYEFSNQLAQRLPQLKTPSAVNWYYAKAHTELSKFECLKGLAQLIYPQSADDLILAFIKREERSSTCVTSGIALPHVMFDGINEINIAVISSDTPIDWASKVGQVHLAIALVMPSSPTREQIITATNLTRNLLCGQFAERLLMTKSSIDLQALLMYSMSRLIT